In a genomic window of Helianthus annuus cultivar XRQ/B chromosome 10, HanXRQr2.0-SUNRISE, whole genome shotgun sequence:
- the LOC110881045 gene encoding uncharacterized protein LOC110881045, whose amino-acid sequence MKNHETRPVGAAPIPEANVATYNGKSESYGRGRGYHRGRGHGRGRENYHSVQFRNKWTHQKWHNNEHKSNDEKKNKKKVRSSSNACYRCGSNNHWSKTCRTAKHLVELYQQSTKDKAKGIETNFTYEVANVDVTDGHKDHNDTTNLDYDDFLIELTNLESGDIVVDTTQLDACNFPYI is encoded by the coding sequence ATGAAAAATCATGAGACTCGTCCGGTTGGAGCAGCCCCAATCCCTGAAGCTAATGTGGCAACATATAATGGCAAAAGTGAAAGTTACGGACGTGGTCGAGGTTATCATCGTGGTCGTGGTCATGGACGTGGCCGAGAAAATTATCATAGTGTTCAGTTTAGAAACAAATGGACCCACCAAAAGTGGCATAATAATGAACATAAATCcaatgatgaaaaaaaaaataaaaagaaggtCAGATCTTCATCAAATGCATGTTACCGATGTGGAAGTAACAATCATTGGTCGAAGACTTGTCGTACGGCCAAACACTTGGTGGAACTTTATCAACAATCCACCAAAGACAAAGCAAAAGGAATAGAAACAAATTTTACATATGAGGTTGCAAATGTTGATGTTACTGATGGTCATAAAGACCATAATGATACAACTAATCTGGATTATGATGATTTCCTTATTGAGCTAACTAACTTGGAATCTGGTGATATCGTAGTTGATACAACCCAGTTGGATGCTTGCAATTTTCCTTACATATGA